Proteins co-encoded in one Symbiobacterium terraclitae genomic window:
- the gcvPA gene encoding aminomethyl-transferring glycine dehydrogenase subunit GcvPA: MRYIPITQADKAAMLRDIGVSSTEELFAANIPAEVRLNRPLDLPPALTEMEILAHLRELAAQNADTAEYACFLGGGAYDHYVPAAVDAVLRRGEFLTAYTPYQPEISQGVLQAIYEYQSLMCELTGMDLSNASMYDGASALAEAAGMVVNQTGRSKLLVARSVHPHYRRVVETYMHGVGVELIEVPLDGVTLDLNRLEALMTDEVGGLLLQTPNYLGYLEQVRQIEAIVHRMSGLFVVAVDPVSLGLLEAPGHYGADIVVAEGQGLGVPLSYGGPYLGILATRERFARKMPGRIAGATVDNRGQRGFVLTMQAREQHIRREKATSNICTNQALIALAATVYLALVGKEGLREVANLSLQKAHYAAQQIAALPGWRLAGSAPFFKEFTVLAPAPAQAVSRHLLGHKILGGIDAGAAYPELLDGAAGAVTLAVTEKRTRAEIDRLVAALGEVK; the protein is encoded by the coding sequence ATGCGCTACATCCCGATTACGCAGGCCGACAAGGCGGCCATGCTGCGGGATATCGGCGTCAGTTCCACCGAGGAGCTCTTCGCTGCCAACATCCCGGCAGAGGTACGCCTGAACCGGCCACTGGACCTGCCCCCGGCCCTGACCGAGATGGAGATCCTGGCCCACCTGCGGGAGCTGGCCGCGCAGAACGCCGACACGGCGGAGTACGCCTGCTTCCTGGGCGGCGGCGCGTACGACCACTACGTGCCCGCCGCAGTCGACGCGGTGCTCCGCCGCGGCGAGTTCCTCACGGCCTACACCCCGTACCAGCCTGAGATCTCCCAGGGCGTGCTGCAGGCGATCTACGAGTACCAGTCCCTGATGTGCGAGCTGACCGGCATGGACCTCTCCAATGCCTCCATGTACGACGGCGCCTCGGCCCTGGCGGAGGCCGCCGGCATGGTGGTCAACCAGACCGGCCGGTCGAAGCTCCTGGTCGCCCGGTCGGTCCACCCGCACTACCGGCGGGTGGTGGAGACCTACATGCACGGCGTCGGCGTCGAGCTGATCGAGGTGCCGCTGGACGGCGTGACGCTGGACCTGAACCGCCTTGAGGCGCTGATGACCGACGAGGTCGGCGGACTGCTGCTGCAGACCCCCAACTACCTGGGCTACCTGGAGCAGGTGCGGCAGATCGAGGCGATCGTGCACCGGATGAGCGGCCTCTTCGTGGTGGCCGTCGACCCGGTCTCCCTGGGCCTGCTCGAGGCGCCGGGCCACTACGGCGCGGACATCGTCGTCGCGGAGGGCCAGGGGCTCGGCGTTCCCCTCTCCTACGGCGGGCCCTACCTGGGCATCCTGGCCACCCGGGAGCGCTTCGCCCGCAAGATGCCCGGCCGCATCGCCGGCGCCACGGTGGACAACCGCGGCCAGCGCGGCTTCGTGCTGACCATGCAGGCGCGCGAGCAGCACATCCGCCGCGAGAAGGCCACCTCCAACATCTGCACCAACCAGGCGCTCATCGCCCTGGCGGCCACGGTCTACCTGGCCCTCGTCGGCAAGGAGGGGCTGCGCGAGGTGGCCAACCTCTCGCTGCAGAAGGCGCACTACGCGGCGCAGCAGATCGCGGCCCTGCCCGGCTGGCGGCTGGCGGGCAGCGCACCGTTCTTCAAGGAGTTCACCGTGCTCGCCCCCGCACCGGCGCAGGCGGTCAGCCGGCACCTGCTGGGCCACAAGATCCTGGGCGGCATCGACGCCGGTGCGGCCTATCCGGAGCTCCTGGACGGGGCGGCCGGCGCCGTCACACTGGCGGTCACCGAAAAGCGGACCCGGGCGGAGATCGACCGCCTCGTGGCTGCGCTCGGGGAGGTGAAGTAG
- the gcvH gene encoding glycine cleavage system protein GcvH: MANVPADLKYTKEHEWIRVEGNVGVVGITWFAQDQLGDVVFVELPEVGRELKQNEQFGVVESVKTVSDLYIPVSGKVVEVNTKLEGSPELINQDPYGEGWILKIEIANPAELDSLLDAAGYEAFTKEG, encoded by the coding sequence ATGGCGAACGTTCCGGCGGATCTGAAGTACACGAAGGAGCACGAGTGGATCCGGGTTGAGGGCAACGTCGGCGTGGTGGGCATCACCTGGTTCGCCCAGGACCAGCTGGGCGACGTGGTCTTCGTCGAGCTGCCCGAGGTGGGCCGCGAGCTGAAGCAGAACGAGCAGTTCGGCGTGGTGGAGAGCGTGAAGACCGTCTCCGACCTGTACATCCCGGTCAGCGGCAAGGTGGTCGAGGTCAACACCAAGCTGGAGGGCTCGCCGGAGCTGATCAACCAGGATCCCTACGGCGAGGGCTGGATTCTGAAGATCGAGATCGCCAATCCGGCCGAGCTGGACAGCCTGCTGGACGCGGCGGGCTACGAGGCGTTCACCAAGGAGGGCTAG
- the gcvT gene encoding glycine cleavage system aminomethyltransferase GcvT, with amino-acid sequence MNESLKRTPLYELHQKLGARMVPFGGWEMPVQYAGVIEEHRAVRQAAGLFDVSHMGEFEISGPQALDLIQLVSTNNAAKLAVGEVQYSLMCYENGTVVDDILVYRLGEHRYWLVVNAGNTQKDWEWINVARERAGLRNLELVNRSDEIALLALQGPKAEEILQPLAPGAVLSEMAPFTHKMGVTVAGVPTLVLSRTGYTGEDGFEIYVKAGDAAALWEALLEAGEDEGLLPCGLGARDTLRFEAKLPLYGHEISDQHNPLEAGLGFAVKLKKGVDFIGREALAQIKERGLTRKLVGIEMIDRGIPRQGYPVAVGGQTVGEVTTGSFSPTLEKNIGLAYVPVEHSEVGTEVEVIIRGRALKARVVETPFYRSPHKR; translated from the coding sequence GTGAACGAATCACTGAAGCGGACGCCCCTCTACGAGTTGCACCAGAAGCTCGGCGCGCGCATGGTGCCCTTCGGCGGCTGGGAGATGCCGGTGCAGTACGCCGGCGTGATCGAGGAGCACCGGGCCGTCCGGCAGGCGGCCGGCCTCTTCGACGTCTCCCACATGGGCGAGTTCGAGATTTCGGGTCCGCAGGCGCTTGACCTGATCCAGCTGGTCAGCACCAACAACGCGGCGAAGCTTGCCGTCGGCGAGGTCCAGTACTCGCTGATGTGCTACGAGAACGGCACCGTAGTCGACGATATCCTGGTCTACCGGCTCGGCGAGCACCGGTACTGGCTGGTGGTCAACGCCGGCAACACCCAGAAGGACTGGGAGTGGATCAACGTCGCCCGGGAGCGGGCTGGGCTCAGGAACCTGGAGCTGGTCAACCGGTCGGACGAGATCGCCCTGCTCGCCCTGCAGGGGCCGAAGGCGGAGGAGATCCTCCAGCCGTTGGCGCCGGGTGCGGTGCTCTCTGAGATGGCCCCGTTCACCCACAAGATGGGCGTGACGGTGGCCGGCGTGCCGACCCTGGTGCTCTCCCGCACGGGCTACACCGGCGAGGACGGCTTCGAGATCTACGTGAAGGCCGGGGATGCTGCTGCCCTCTGGGAGGCGCTCCTGGAGGCGGGCGAGGACGAGGGGCTCCTGCCCTGCGGCCTGGGCGCCCGGGACACGCTCCGGTTTGAGGCCAAGCTTCCGCTCTACGGCCACGAGATCAGCGACCAGCACAACCCGCTGGAGGCGGGCCTGGGCTTCGCCGTGAAACTGAAGAAGGGCGTGGACTTCATCGGGCGGGAGGCCCTGGCGCAGATCAAGGAGCGGGGGCTTACCCGCAAGCTGGTGGGTATTGAGATGATCGACCGCGGCATCCCCCGGCAGGGCTATCCGGTGGCCGTGGGCGGCCAGACGGTCGGCGAGGTGACCACGGGCAGCTTCTCGCCCACCCTGGAGAAGAACATCGGCCTCGCCTACGTGCCCGTGGAGCACAGCGAAGTGGGCACCGAGGTGGAGGTCATCATCCGCGGCCGGGCGCTGAAGGCGCGGGTCGTCGAGACCCCGTTCTACCGCTCGCCGCACAAGCGCTAG
- a CDS encoding DUF192 domain-containing protein: MIVRNLNRGLVLGDRIRRADTFRLRLLGLMFRPALAPGEGLWLEPCRQVHTHFMRFPIDLLFLDREGRVLRVLASFPPWRISPAVPGARAVLELPAGASGETRPGDRLAVSTEEDFWVFVGNTVADNPHKDG; encoded by the coding sequence ATGATTGTCCGCAACCTCAACCGGGGCCTCGTCCTGGGCGACCGCATTCGCCGGGCTGATACCTTTCGCTTGCGCCTCCTGGGCCTGATGTTCCGCCCCGCCCTCGCCCCCGGCGAGGGGCTCTGGCTGGAGCCCTGCCGCCAGGTGCACACCCACTTCATGCGATTTCCGATCGACCTGCTCTTCCTGGACCGGGAAGGGCGGGTCCTGCGCGTCCTCGCGTCGTTCCCGCCGTGGCGAATCAGCCCGGCGGTTCCCGGTGCGCGGGCGGTGCTGGAGCTGCCCGCCGGGGCGTCCGGGGAGACCCGTCCGGGTGACCGGTTGGCGGTGTCCACCGAGGAGGATTTTTGGGTCTTCGTAGGGAATACTGTTGCCGACAATCCCCATAAAGACGGATGA
- a CDS encoding helix-turn-helix transcriptional regulator translates to MAKDEIVAKYELRNRLRAARIEQHLSQQELADMAGVTRQTISAIENCQYVPSTLLAFVLARCLGKAVTELFYLEEVTGDEKARC, encoded by the coding sequence GTGGCGAAGGATGAGATCGTGGCGAAGTATGAACTGCGCAACCGCCTGCGCGCCGCGCGGATCGAGCAGCATCTGTCGCAACAGGAGCTGGCAGACATGGCCGGCGTCACGCGGCAGACCATCAGCGCCATCGAAAACTGCCAGTACGTCCCCTCCACGCTCCTGGCCTTCGTGCTGGCCCGTTGCCTGGGGAAGGCGGTTACGGAACTGTTCTACCTGGAGGAGGTGACAGGTGATGAAAAAGCCCGATGTTGA
- a CDS encoding histidine phosphatase family protein, whose product MRFTLYLVRHGETAANAEGRYIGWGEHPLSRAGEAQARLAARYLSRCPVTCIRTSDLQRCLQTAGRIGEATGLTPVPDPRLRELDFGRFSGLTHHEIARRWPGELAAWMADPERASPPGGESVSSLRRRALAALPRRDGAVVVTHGGVIRTLLAHLTGTGLWDWQVPPGGVVTVQWDGARSLGKPAIWRPGG is encoded by the coding sequence GTGAGGTTCACGCTGTACCTTGTCCGCCACGGAGAGACGGCCGCCAACGCCGAGGGGCGCTATATCGGCTGGGGGGAGCACCCGCTGAGCAGGGCGGGGGAGGCCCAGGCCAGGCTGGCCGCCAGGTACCTGAGCCGGTGTCCCGTCACGTGCATCCGCACAAGCGACCTCCAGCGGTGCCTGCAGACGGCCGGGCGCATCGGGGAGGCCACGGGCCTTACGCCTGTGCCCGACCCCCGGCTGCGGGAGCTCGACTTCGGCCGCTTCTCCGGGCTGACCCACCATGAGATCGCCCGGCGGTGGCCGGGTGAGCTCGCGGCCTGGATGGCCGACCCGGAGCGGGCGTCTCCTCCCGGCGGGGAGAGCGTATCGTCGCTGCGCCGCCGTGCCCTCGCAGCCCTTCCCCGGCGCGATGGCGCCGTCGTGGTGACGCACGGCGGGGTGATCCGCACGCTGCTCGCCCACCTGACCGGCACGGGCCTCTGGGACTGGCAGGTGCCGCCGGGCGGCGTGGTCACGGTTCAGTGGGACGGGGCGCGCAGCCTGGGCAAGCCGGCGATCTGGCGGCCCGGCGGGTAG